The following coding sequences are from one Betaproteobacteria bacterium window:
- a CDS encoding HigA family addiction module antidote protein — protein MDTIRNIHPGEVLKEEFLLPLGVSQYRLAKTIGVPAMRISEICSGKRAVSADTALRLGRALGTTPGFWLGLQADYDTEEARRLAGDALDRISPWPRKAAAKLCQAAAEGGGPRPASTGVACSMSISPAVPSRSAKRPGG, from the coding sequence ATGGACACCATTCGCAATATTCACCCCGGGGAAGTGCTGAAGGAGGAATTCCTCCTTCCCCTGGGCGTCAGCCAGTACCGCCTCGCCAAGACCATCGGCGTCCCCGCCATGCGCATCAGCGAAATCTGCTCCGGCAAGCGGGCCGTTAGCGCCGACACCGCCCTGCGCCTGGGCCGTGCCCTGGGCACGACGCCCGGTTTCTGGCTCGGCCTGCAAGCCGACTACGACACCGAAGAAGCCCGCCGGCTGGCCGGCGACGCCCTGGATCGCATCAGCCCCTGGCCGCGTAAGGCTGCAGCGAAGCTTTGCCAGGCCGCAGCGGAAGGCGGGGGGCCGCGCCCTGCTTCGACCGGGGTCGCCTGCTCCATGAGCATCAGCCCAGCCGTACCGAGCCGGTCTGCAAAGCGGCCAGGGGGTTGA
- a CDS encoding type II toxin-antitoxin system RelE/ParE family toxin: MIVSFRDAETERIWNGVFSRRLPNQIQAVARRKLRMLNNARCLADLRAPPNNRLEALVGDRVGQWSIRINEQWRLCFVWRDGNAEAVEICDYH, from the coding sequence ATGATCGTTTCCTTCCGCGACGCCGAGACAGAACGAATCTGGAATGGCGTCTTCTCCCGCCGCCTGCCCAATCAGATTCAAGCCGTCGCCCGCCGGAAACTGCGCATGCTCAACAATGCCCGCTGCCTTGCCGATTTGCGCGCGCCCCCCAACAACCGGCTGGAGGCCCTGGTCGGCGACCGGGTCGGGCAGTGGAGCATTCGCATCAACGAACAGTGGCGCCTCTGTTTTGTATGGCGTGACGGCAACGCCGAGGCCGTCGAGATTTGCGACTATCACTGA
- a CDS encoding NHL repeat-containing protein has product MGDSTGPALRHVARFGTTAQPGDTLPGPVAPGMTLNSPVGVALDRAGNVWVCDTGNNRLLVFDASLSTLRHVLHAPESAAGGEAARAFRMPFHVCPHPEKNRVFVSDMGNSRIVVLDLADGAPRFAGALGNTAQKGFAPLQDPNGLTLVRGTKGFELCVNDEFFHNAADPLRNRCVRFTEDGLYLGEFRSVQVKGRRHDLLWPQGLASDAEGNLYLANTGSYEILRCPADAKVDDDYVARGGSPLIAHRFGTPGAWACSTSCAT; this is encoded by the coding sequence ATGGGAGACAGCACAGGGCCGGCGCTCCGGCACGTCGCACGCTTTGGCACCACGGCGCAGCCGGGTGATACGCTTCCCGGGCCGGTGGCGCCGGGCATGACGCTCAATTCGCCGGTGGGGGTGGCCCTGGACCGGGCGGGCAATGTCTGGGTATGCGACACGGGCAACAACCGTCTGCTGGTCTTCGACGCCAGCCTGAGCACCCTGCGCCATGTGCTGCACGCGCCGGAAAGCGCGGCGGGCGGCGAGGCGGCGCGGGCCTTCCGCATGCCCTTCCACGTCTGCCCCCACCCCGAAAAGAACCGGGTCTTCGTCTCCGACATGGGCAACAGCCGCATCGTGGTCCTCGACCTCGCCGACGGCGCGCCGCGCTTTGCGGGGGCCCTGGGCAACACGGCACAGAAGGGCTTTGCCCCCTTGCAGGATCCCAATGGGCTCACCCTGGTGCGCGGCACGAAGGGTTTCGAACTCTGCGTCAATGACGAGTTCTTCCATAACGCCGCGGACCCCCTGCGCAACCGCTGCGTGCGCTTTACGGAAGACGGCCTTTACCTGGGGGAATTCCGCTCGGTCCAGGTGAAGGGCCGGCGCCACGATCTCCTCTGGCCCCAGGGGCTGGCCTCCGACGCCGAGGGAAATCTCTACCTCGCCAATACCGGCAGCTACGAAATCCTGCGCTGTCCGGCCGACGCCAAGGTCGACGACGACTACGTGGCCCGCGGGGGCAGCCCCCTTATCGCCCACCGTTTCGGCACCCCCGGGGCCTGGGCATGCTCAACATCATGCGCGACGTAA
- a CDS encoding NHL repeat-containing protein yields MLNIMRDVNVVGDRVFVPDHVANTISVYHTDGRPLATVAGLRAGWHHGTEPVNSPTDPLYYLLEDTALVSPYVICDGGAPDVFFISEPFTSRILKVRIDFSRGPRATAKLMAAVGKRRDDPASATNAQLNCVTSVIGFAQPESSPKGTAGPAAAWPVSASAALAGQYDAWWGHLTRATLQHSGGADWLREARLVLDAGNWRLTACRAQGTGYVPDPVQLDGWFLAGNLGLASFVPDFPLLGQWVPGTPIVLAGNFDTGTISLYQIGPLGNLVNFGLPFGLKGSGPACLSGPQGMAASGDGHVYIADTLNNRMAHWQILASGTAIPLGTFVWQGEERGDSPFTPTDAALAADGRLYVSDQFNDRICVFDRDGRSLFSFGRQGYWEEGNPDGERFMLPTSLAIDGDRLYVNDLVNRALKVFILEGNTPRFIAGLSLFKLSTAEGGVWMPFLMHAREGRVYLADSTYNIVQVYACD; encoded by the coding sequence ATGCTCAACATCATGCGCGACGTAAATGTGGTGGGCGACCGGGTCTTCGTACCGGACCACGTCGCCAACACCATTTCCGTCTATCACACCGACGGCCGGCCCCTGGCCACGGTGGCGGGCCTGCGGGCGGGCTGGCACCACGGTACCGAACCGGTCAATTCCCCCACCGACCCGCTCTATTACCTCCTGGAAGACACGGCCCTGGTCAGCCCCTACGTGATCTGCGACGGGGGGGCACCGGACGTCTTCTTCATCAGCGAACCTTTCACCTCGCGCATTCTCAAGGTGCGCATCGATTTCTCCCGGGGGCCTCGGGCGACGGCGAAACTGATGGCCGCCGTGGGCAAGCGCCGGGACGACCCCGCCAGTGCCACCAACGCACAGTTGAACTGCGTCACCTCGGTCATCGGCTTTGCCCAGCCGGAATCCAGCCCCAAAGGTACGGCCGGCCCCGCGGCGGCCTGGCCGGTTTCCGCCAGTGCGGCTCTGGCGGGCCAGTACGACGCCTGGTGGGGCCATCTGACCCGGGCCACCCTGCAACACTCCGGCGGCGCCGACTGGCTGCGCGAAGCGCGCCTGGTGCTCGACGCCGGCAACTGGCGCCTCACCGCCTGCCGCGCCCAGGGCACCGGCTACGTGCCCGACCCGGTGCAGCTCGACGGCTGGTTCCTGGCCGGCAACCTGGGGCTCGCCTCCTTCGTGCCCGACTTTCCCCTGCTCGGGCAGTGGGTTCCGGGGACGCCCATCGTCCTGGCCGGCAATTTCGATACCGGCACCATCAGCCTCTACCAGATCGGTCCCCTGGGCAATCTGGTCAATTTCGGCCTGCCCTTCGGACTCAAGGGCTCCGGCCCGGCCTGCCTGTCCGGCCCCCAGGGCATGGCGGCCTCCGGCGACGGCCACGTCTATATCGCCGACACCCTCAACAACCGCATGGCCCACTGGCAGATCCTGGCCAGCGGCACGGCAATCCCCCTGGGCACCTTCGTCTGGCAAGGCGAAGAGCGGGGCGATTCCCCCTTCACCCCCACCGACGCGGCCCTCGCCGCCGACGGGCGCCTCTACGTCAGCGACCAGTTCAATGACCGCATCTGCGTCTTCGACCGCGACGGCCGTTCGCTCTTCAGCTTCGGCCGCCAGGGCTACTGGGAGGAGGGCAATCCCGACGGGGAGCGCTTCATGCTGCCCACCAGCCTGGCCATCGACGGCGATCGCCTCTATGTGAACGATCTGGTGAACCGCGCCCTGAAGGTATTCATCCTGGAAGGAAACACGCCCCGCTTCATCGCCGGACTGTCGCTCTTCAAGCTGAGCACCGCGGAGGGGGGCGTGTGGATGCCCTTCCTCATGCACGCCCGGGAGGGACGGGTGTATCTTGCCGACTCGACGTACAACATCGTCCAGGTCTACGCCTGCGACTGA
- a CDS encoding serine/threonine-protein kinase PknK: MTQAADFHLKELLYESASTRVLRALRQGDRRPVILKVLKEGDPAREHFERYQHEYELLKSLASPGIGQALDFVALPEGHALVLEDAGGESLARRIVRGALGLPEFLDIAIGACEALAEVHLADIIHKDVSPGNLIVTAARTVKLIDFGLASRLPRLNPALRNPEALEGTLAYIAPEQTGRMHRSLDYRADLYGLGATLFELLAGRPPFPGTDAAEIVYSHLARRPPDLRELVPGLPSVVARLVARLLEKNAEDRYQSAWGIRADLLRCRDSLARGEPVEDFALGAADVPQRFQLSEKMVGRQAEIDRLVAAFEADRSQRQLVLVSGYSGIGKSTLVREFCRPLTGIGGSLVAGKFDQFQRNTPYSALVAAFSDFLHQALLLDDARRGALSDRILAAVGDRGAVVAHAIPAIEELIGPQAAVPELGGNEAQHRFRLVFRRFVQALAREDAPLVLFLDDLQWADTATLRLLESLATGDDLRHLLIIGAYRDNEVDAAHPLRAMILRLIEEEAPLTEITLAPLSQDAIAELIAASFHAGPEDALPLAALVQRKTLGNPFFVGQFLHTLYREELITYRLGDDQRRSGWTWDMARVEAMAITDNVVDLLVERLRRLPAATQAALREAACIGNAFALGTLAIIHRSPRETLFDDLLPALRGELLRSAGEGPDADRFAFSHDRVQQAAYALMDADARQALHLDIGRLLLEGLSPDDLEERIFEVVDQLDAGMDLIANREERLRLAVLNRRAAERAVRANAYQAALDYLDAAVACLPPDAWSSCHGTALDLTRRRAEVAYLAGDYDRSMADIAVVREKAENVLDRAGICALLISEYTVLGRNAEAVEEAREALALLGIAVPQGNLREALEAELAPIRAAINDRSIASLVDLPEMTDPVQRMAMKVLMPVHTAAYFAGQRELYGWFLAKMTHLSLAYGHVPESLKGYASLGGVLCGDFGEFAEGYEFARLAIRLTERFPDNGLKCRASLIMVSFVNHWMRHVREGEDYLQPGIDAGLEAGSISSSAT; encoded by the coding sequence ATGACCCAGGCCGCCGACTTCCATCTGAAGGAACTGCTCTACGAGAGCGCCTCGACCCGTGTGCTGCGGGCCCTGCGCCAGGGCGACCGGCGGCCGGTGATTCTGAAGGTGTTGAAGGAAGGCGATCCGGCCCGGGAACATTTCGAGCGCTACCAGCATGAGTACGAACTCCTGAAGAGCCTCGCCTCCCCCGGCATCGGCCAGGCCCTGGACTTCGTCGCCCTGCCCGAGGGGCACGCCCTGGTGCTGGAAGACGCGGGGGGCGAGTCCCTGGCCCGGCGCATCGTCCGAGGTGCCCTGGGTCTGCCGGAGTTTCTCGACATCGCCATCGGCGCCTGCGAGGCCCTGGCCGAGGTCCATCTGGCCGACATCATTCACAAGGACGTCAGCCCCGGCAATCTGATCGTGACGGCGGCGCGGACTGTCAAGCTGATCGACTTCGGGCTGGCCTCGCGGCTTCCGCGCCTCAACCCGGCGTTGCGCAATCCGGAGGCCCTGGAGGGGACGCTGGCCTACATCGCGCCGGAGCAGACGGGCCGCATGCACCGCAGCCTCGACTACCGGGCCGACCTCTACGGCCTGGGCGCCACCCTGTTCGAATTGCTCGCCGGGCGCCCCCCCTTCCCCGGCACCGACGCCGCGGAGATCGTCTATTCCCATCTCGCCCGCCGCCCGCCGGATTTGCGCGAACTGGTGCCCGGGCTGCCGTCGGTCGTCGCGCGCCTGGTGGCCCGTCTGCTCGAAAAGAACGCCGAAGATCGCTACCAGAGCGCCTGGGGCATCCGCGCCGACCTGCTGCGCTGCCGCGACAGCCTCGCCCGGGGAGAACCCGTCGAGGACTTTGCCCTGGGCGCCGCCGACGTGCCGCAACGCTTCCAGCTCAGCGAGAAGATGGTCGGCCGCCAGGCGGAGATCGATCGCCTGGTGGCCGCCTTCGAAGCCGACCGGAGCCAGCGGCAACTGGTGCTGGTGAGTGGTTACTCCGGCATCGGCAAGAGCACCCTGGTGCGGGAATTCTGCCGCCCCCTGACCGGCATCGGCGGCAGCCTGGTGGCGGGCAAGTTCGACCAGTTCCAGCGCAACACCCCCTACAGCGCCCTGGTGGCGGCCTTCAGCGATTTCCTGCACCAGGCGCTGCTGCTCGACGACGCCCGGCGCGGCGCCCTCAGCGACCGCATCCTCGCCGCCGTGGGAGACAGGGGCGCCGTCGTCGCCCACGCCATCCCGGCCATCGAGGAATTGATCGGCCCCCAGGCGGCGGTCCCGGAACTCGGCGGCAACGAGGCGCAGCACCGCTTCCGCCTCGTCTTCCGCCGTTTCGTCCAGGCCCTGGCCCGCGAGGATGCGCCCCTGGTGCTCTTCCTGGACGACTTGCAGTGGGCCGACACCGCCACCCTGCGCCTGCTGGAATCCCTTGCCACCGGTGACGATCTGCGCCACCTGCTCATCATCGGCGCCTACCGCGACAACGAGGTCGATGCCGCCCACCCCCTGCGGGCGATGATCCTCCGTCTCATCGAGGAAGAGGCGCCCCTCACCGAGATCACCCTCGCCCCCCTGTCCCAGGATGCCATCGCCGAGCTGATTGCCGCGTCCTTCCACGCCGGGCCCGAGGACGCCCTTCCCCTGGCGGCCCTGGTGCAGAGGAAGACCCTGGGCAATCCCTTCTTCGTCGGCCAGTTCCTGCACACCCTGTACCGGGAAGAACTCATCACCTACCGCCTGGGCGACGACCAGCGCCGTTCGGGCTGGACCTGGGACATGGCCCGTGTCGAGGCCATGGCCATCACCGACAACGTGGTGGACCTCCTGGTCGAGCGCCTGCGCCGGCTTCCGGCTGCAACCCAGGCGGCGCTGCGGGAAGCGGCCTGCATCGGCAATGCCTTCGCCCTGGGCACCCTGGCCATCATCCATCGCTCGCCCCGCGAAACGCTTTTCGACGACCTCCTGCCGGCCCTGCGCGGCGAACTGCTGCGCAGCGCCGGCGAAGGTCCGGACGCCGACCGCTTCGCCTTCAGCCACGACCGGGTGCAGCAGGCCGCCTACGCCCTCATGGACGCCGACGCCCGCCAGGCCCTGCACCTGGACATCGGCCGGCTCCTGCTCGAAGGCCTGTCGCCGGACGACCTGGAAGAGCGGATTTTCGAGGTGGTCGATCAGCTCGATGCCGGCATGGACCTGATTGCCAACCGGGAAGAACGCCTGCGCCTCGCCGTCCTCAACCGCCGCGCGGCAGAGCGGGCGGTGCGGGCCAACGCCTACCAGGCCGCCCTCGATTATCTCGATGCCGCCGTCGCCTGCCTGCCCCCGGACGCCTGGTCCTCCTGCCACGGCACCGCCCTGGACCTGACCCGTCGCCGGGCCGAAGTCGCCTACCTGGCCGGCGACTACGACCGCTCCATGGCCGACATCGCCGTGGTGCGGGAAAAGGCCGAGAACGTCCTCGACCGCGCCGGTATCTGCGCCCTGTTGATCAGCGAATACACCGTCCTGGGCCGCAACGCGGAGGCGGTGGAAGAGGCCCGCGAGGCCCTGGCCCTGCTGGGCATCGCGGTTCCGCAGGGCAACCTGCGCGAAGCCCTGGAGGCGGAACTCGCCCCCATCCGGGCCGCCATCAACGACCGTTCCATCGCCTCCCTGGTCGATCTGCCCGAAATGACCGACCCGGTGCAGCGCATGGCCATGAAGGTGCTGATGCCGGTCCATACCGCCGCCTATTTCGCCGGCCAGCGAGAGCTCTACGGCTGGTTCCTGGCCAAGATGACCCACCTGTCGCTGGCCTACGGCCACGTACCGGAATCCCTCAAGGGCTACGCCAGCCTGGGGGGCGTGCTGTGCGGCGACTTCGGCGAATTCGCCGAGGGCTACGAATTCGCCCGCCTGGCCATCCGGCTCACCGAGCGCTTCCCGGACAACGGTCTCAAGTGCCGCGCCAGTCTCATCATGGTGTCCTTCGTCAATCACTGGATGCGGCACGTGCGCGAGGGCGAGGACTACCTGCAGCCGGGGATCGACGCCGGCCTGGAGGCGGGGAGCATCAGTTCGTCAGCTACCTGA